In Shewanella psychrotolerans, the genomic stretch TGTGTTTGCTCTGTACCAAGATCAATCGTTCCGGCATACAAAGCTTGATCTTGCTCTATCTGGTAGCGGGAAAGCCGTGCATTTGCTATCTCATTGCTAATTTCATCTTGATTGGGTGGTTTGGGCAGAGATGATAAAATTCGCAAAAAGCGCTCACCAAACGCAGAGTTGAGCTTAACCAATGCTATTTGTTGTTGAATATTGGTCAGTTGCTTTGCTTGAAATTGATATTGGGTTTCAGCTTGTTCTTGCTTGGTTGTGACTCGTGTTATGTCGTGAGTGAGCTGTCGTAGCTGCTCACTATAGGCTCGATTTTGTTCGTTTAGTTGAAGTGCGAGCGTGTCATCGGTGACTAATGTTTCGATTTGGCTTGCAGCAATGGTTGCGGCGGTGGTTTTGTGGCGCGCAAGTGATATTGCACTATTGAGCTCTTCAATGAGGCGTTCTTGCTGAAGTAGTTGACGGCGAACGACGTTCAGTTGTAATTGGTTCAGGGCAATATGTTTTTGACTACTTGCAAGTTCTGACTCTAGCGTTGATAACGTTTGGCTAGAAAGCCTTTTTTGCGCTTCAGTTATTGAGTTATCTGTATTTGTCGACGTTTTTTTAAATTGGACGACCGTCGTGTTTGCTTGCGTGATCAGCTCTGGTAGTTGATGTTGACGCTGGATCTGTTGGTTGATTTGCTGACTAAGATTCGCTTCGGTTTCTTTTAGTTCTGAAAGACGTAGATAAGCCATTGACGCTTGTTGGCTAAGATCATGATTTGGCTGCCATTCCAATTGAAAATCGGCTTCTTTAAGCTGCTCATTTAGATGGCGCTTTTTATTTTGATATTGATTTTGAATGGCCTCAAAGCTCTCTTGTAAAACTCTTTGCTCATTAATTTGAGTTTCAAGTAAGGCAAGCTGCTCTTGTGTTGACTTTTCGACAACGGCATTAGATTGGCCAAGCCCTAATCGCTTATCGAGAGACAGCGGAGAATTAGCGTAGGTGCTGATAGAAAAAAGGCACAAAAAAATCAGTGAAGTACGAAACATAATTGCTTTATTCGCGTTAACGCGTGAATGGACAGCTATAGTATACCAACTTCTTTTCAGATGTGATCCTTAAGTGTTAATTCAATTAAGGAAATTCAGAGTGATTGCCAGTAACGGCAAAGAGAGCGGTGCTGACGAAATCGATGGTTGAGCTATTTCGCTATTCGGTGTGCTTTACGGCTTTGCTGGGTTTCATAGATCGCTGTGATAACCACTAAAGCGCCGCCGATAATAGTCTTCAAGGCTAACTCTTCGCCTAATAATAATAGTGCCAATACTGCCCCATATAAAGGTTGCAGGCAGGAGACCAAACTCACTGTCTTAGCGCTAAGCTGACGCAGCGCGGAGGTGAATAAGGCGTGGGGAGCTGCGGTAAAAAATACTCCTAACAGTAGAATCAACCACCATACATTATTTTCAATAGCACTGATGTCAGCTTGATGCCAAGGCAGCAGAAACGGCACTGCAACGGCAGTTTGATAGAACATGGCTTGTGGGCCGCTATATTCTGAAAAGTAGCGTTTATGCAGTAGATTTCGTGCGGTAAATAGCATGGCTGAGAAAATACCGATCATGATCCCTAAAGTGACATCATTGCCTAGTGTTGCTTCTGGTATCAGTAGGCCGACACCGCAAAGAACGCTGACTCCGCTTATTAGATCTGCTAGCTTGAGTTTGGTTCCAGTAAAAATAGGTTCTATCAATACCGTCATTACTGGATAGGTGAAGAAGGCGATCATGCCAATAGCCACGGATGACAGTTGCATCGACGCAAAATAGGTGACCCAATGAAGGCTGACGATGACGCCTAAGCCAACGGCAATGAAATAATCCTTTTGGGTTTTGAGACGAAGCCGAGTGCCAGTGCTTTTTACGATAAGGGCTAAGATCACGGCCGCCACAGCGCAGCGCAGCAAGGTAATGTCGAGTGCGCTAAGAGGGATCAGTTTTGAGAATAATGCCGTTCCACCAAAGAGCAGTACGGCAATATGAAGCTCGATTAATCCTGTGTGGCTGCTTGATCTTGTGTTCAATATACTCTCTAGTCTATCTTTGCAAAGGCTTGACCCATGCGTGTTACAGCTTTGGGTTTTACATCGTCAGCAAATTTTTCAAGCGCATCTTTTGCGAATAGCATCACGACTGTGCTACCGAGTTTAAATCGGCCCATTTCATCGCCTTTGTCTAGGGTTAGGGCTTCTGGACCTTGCGTTGGATAGTCCCAAGTAAACACTTGTTTACCGGTTGGTGGTGTCACTGTACCTGCCCATACCGTTTCTATGCTGGCGACAATAGTTGCACCCACCAGCACCATCGCCATCGGTCCAATTTCTGTTTCAAATATGGCCACAACCCGCTCATTACGAGCGAACAGTCCTGGCACATTCTCAGCCGTTAACGGGTTTACCGAAAACAACTCGCCTGGGACATAGGTCATTTTCGACAAGGTACCTTTAATTGGCATATGAATCCGATGATAATCTTTAGGTGCTAGATAAATGGTTGCAAAATCACCACCTTCGAAGCGTTTGGCATCTTCCGCTTGATCGCCTAACAGTGCTAGTGACGAATAGTCATGTCCTTTGGCTTGAAAAATACGCCCCTCTTTAATTGGACCGCATTGGCTCACAGCACCATCAACAGGGTGAACAATGTAATCATCATCTTGACACAATGGACGGATCCCAGGTTTTAAGGCACGAGTGAAAAACGCGTTGAAACTGGAGTACGCTTCAGGTTCACTTTGAGCTGCTTCGCTCATATCGATCTTATATTGTTTGATAAACCATTTGATGGCGCTAGTCGTTATGGCACCTAGCTCAGCAGCGGCCAATTTGCCGACAAGTCGTGATAACAGGTGTTTTGGCATTACGTATTGCAAAGCAATTTTCAGTTTGTCCACGTTATTTATCCTTCAAATACAATATGGCTTTTTTTGTTAGTCGTTGTCATTTCTGAAATGGCGTGCATGGCGCTGCTCATCGAGACTATCTATGATGCGGTGATAGTTATTATATCTGTCTTCAGATATCTTCCCTTCTTCAAATGCGGCTGTAATGGCGCATCCTGGATCATTCTTGTGTTTACAATCTCTAAACTTACAAGTGCCAATATAATCTCTAAATTCAATAAAACACCAGCCGACGCGTTCAGCAGGGAGATGCCATAATGCAAACTCGCGAACACCTGGAGAGTCGACTAAGTCTCCACCGCTAGGGAAGTGTAATAACTTAGCTGTCGTTGTAGTGTGTTGGCCTAGGCCTGAGTTAGATGATACATCGCCGGTAATTAACTCGGCATCAGGAAGTAATGCGTTAATTAATGACGATTTCCCCACACCTGATTGGCCGACAAACACGCTAACCTTATCTTTCAATAGTGACTTTATGGTTTCGACGCCGTCACCTTTGATGCTACTGACTTGATATACTTGATAGCCAATATCTTGATAACGTTTCAGTGCAGCTTCAACTTGTGGAGCTTCGGCTTCACTGAGTAGATCGATTTTATTGAGAATGATAACGGGTGAAATACCCGTATCTTCTGCTGCAACTAAGTATCTGTCGATTATCTGGGTTGTAAAACTTGGCACGACCGATGACACAATTAAGATTTGGTCAATGTTGGCGGCAATAATTTTAATGCCATCATAGAGATCGGGCCGGGATAACGAAGAGTGCCTTGGATGTACTGCCTCGACAACACCCGCTATGGTAGCGGTTGTCTCGTTAGCTAAACGGACAATCACTTTGTCACCAGTCACTAAGCTTTCGATATTTCTGCGAATATTACAGCGAACGAGCTGGCCATCTTCGGTTTCAATATCTGCGTGTTGACCGAAACGGGATATCACAGTACCGAGTAGTTCTGGGCCGAGTGAGCTATCCTGTAATTCAGGAGCTGTATCTCCAGCGTCTTTTCGCTGCAAACGCTTTTCGTGATTGGCCCGCATACGGCGGCGTTGGCCTTGGCTTAGGGGTTTCTTTTTGCTCACAGTGTCATCATCGTCAAAATAAGGTTATTTTGTGTCGTCTAAAAAAGCAGTATGATACACGGTCTTAAACAAAAAAGCCTGAGTTTAGGCGAACACTAATTTATAAGGCAGATATATGGCTGCGGATGAAAGTAATCTGATTTGGGTTGATTTGGAGATGACTGGGTTAGAGCCTAACATCGATAGAATTATTGAGATCGCCACTATTGTAACTGACAAGGAGCTAAATATTTTAGCT encodes the following:
- a CDS encoding DMT family transporter — protein: MNTRSSSHTGLIELHIAVLLFGGTALFSKLIPLSALDITLLRCAVAAVILALIVKSTGTRLRLKTQKDYFIAVGLGVIVSLHWVTYFASMQLSSVAIGMIAFFTYPVMTVLIEPIFTGTKLKLADLISGVSVLCGVGLLIPEATLGNDVTLGIMIGIFSAMLFTARNLLHKRYFSEYSGPQAMFYQTAVAVPFLLPWHQADISAIENNVWWLILLLGVFFTAAPHALFTSALRQLSAKTVSLVSCLQPLYGAVLALLLLGEELALKTIIGGALVVITAIYETQQSRKAHRIAK
- the asd gene encoding archaetidylserine decarboxylase (Phosphatidylserine decarboxylase is synthesized as a single chain precursor. Generation of the pyruvoyl active site from a Ser is coupled to cleavage of a Gly-Ser bond between the larger (beta) and smaller (alpha chains). It is an integral membrane protein.); this encodes MDKLKIALQYVMPKHLLSRLVGKLAAAELGAITTSAIKWFIKQYKIDMSEAAQSEPEAYSSFNAFFTRALKPGIRPLCQDDDYIVHPVDGAVSQCGPIKEGRIFQAKGHDYSSLALLGDQAEDAKRFEGGDFATIYLAPKDYHRIHMPIKGTLSKMTYVPGELFSVNPLTAENVPGLFARNERVVAIFETEIGPMAMVLVGATIVASIETVWAGTVTPPTGKQVFTWDYPTQGPEALTLDKGDEMGRFKLGSTVVMLFAKDALEKFADDVKPKAVTRMGQAFAKID
- the rsgA gene encoding small ribosomal subunit biogenesis GTPase RsgA, giving the protein MSKKKPLSQGQRRRMRANHEKRLQRKDAGDTAPELQDSSLGPELLGTVISRFGQHADIETEDGQLVRCNIRRNIESLVTGDKVIVRLANETTATIAGVVEAVHPRHSSLSRPDLYDGIKIIAANIDQILIVSSVVPSFTTQIIDRYLVAAEDTGISPVIILNKIDLLSEAEAPQVEAALKRYQDIGYQVYQVSSIKGDGVETIKSLLKDKVSVFVGQSGVGKSSLINALLPDAELITGDVSSNSGLGQHTTTTAKLLHFPSGGDLVDSPGVREFALWHLPAERVGWCFIEFRDYIGTCKFRDCKHKNDPGCAITAAFEEGKISEDRYNNYHRIIDSLDEQRHARHFRNDND